From Thermoleophilum album:
GCGTGGCAATCGCCACATCGAAGTCGGTGAAGCCGCCCTGCACGCGCTCGACGAGATCCTCGGCACCGACGATGTCGGCGCCTGCCTCTTCGGCCTCCTTAGCGGCATCGCCTTTGGCGAAAACTGCGACCGACACCTCGCGACCGAGCCCGTGCGGCAAGGCGACGGTGCCGCGGAGTTGCTGATCGGCATGACGGACGTTGAGGCCGGTGCGCACAGCTACCTCGACGGTTTCGTCGAAACGCGCCGGCTCGAAGCGCTTGAGCAACGACACCGCTTCGGCCGGCTGGTAGAGCCGTTCGCGGTCGACCAGTTCGAGATTGCGGCGGTAGCGCTTGCCGTGCTTGGGCATCGCTAGTCGACCACCTCCACTCCCATCGACCGCGCCGTGCCGGCGATGATCTTCTCGGCCTGATCGAGATCGTTGGCGTTCAAATCGGGAAGCTTCTGCTCGGCGATCTTGCGCAGCTGCTCGCGGGTGATGCGACCGACCTTGTTGCGGTTCGGTTCGCCCGACCCCTTGTCGATTCCCACAGCCTGCTTGATCAAAACAGCCGCGGGCGGCGTCTTGGTGATAAAGGTGAAGGAGCGATCCTCGTAGACGGTGATCTCGACCGGGATGATCGTCCCCGCCTGCTGCTGCGTCTGGGCGTTGAACGCTTTGCAGAACTCCATGATGTTCACGCCGTGCTGACCGAGCGCCGGGCCGACAGGCGGCGCCGGGTTCGCTTGGCCGGCGGGAACTTGGAGCTTGATCGTTGTCAGGACCTTCTTGGCCACGGGCGCGGAAACGTTAAACGGTCGACACGTGCGGAGGTCAGCTGCCTCAGCTGATCTTCTTGACCTGGTCGAACCCGACCTCGGCCGGAGTCTCGCGGCCGAAGATCGAGACGAGCACTTTGAGCTTGCCGGCGTCCGGGTTGATCTCGGCGACCTCGCCGGAGAAGTCCGATAGCGGGCCCGCGACGACCTTGACTTGGTCGCCGACCTTGAACTCGGCGCGCTGGCGCGGACGTTCGATGACCTCGCGCTTGAGGATACGGTCGACCTCCTGCTCGGTGAGCGGCACCGGCTTGCTGCCGGGCCCACCGACCTCACCGACGAAGCCCATCACGCCGGGGGTCTGCCGCACGAGGCGCCAGGTGTCGTCTGTGAGCCTCATGTTGATAAGCAGGTAGCCCGGCATCGTCCGCTGTTCCTTCTGGATCTTCTGCCCGCCCTTGAGCTCCTGCACCTGCTCGGTCGGGATCACGATCTGGCGCACATTGCCTTCCTGGCGCAGCGTGCGCACGCGGTGCTCAAGGTTCTCCTTGACCTTGTTCTCGTGCCCGGAATAGGTGTTGACGGCGTACCACTTGAACATTGATCTCGTGCGGACGGACTAGAGGATGAGACGGACGAGGCGGGAGAAGGCGGCATCGAGGAGACCGAGGTACGCCCCGGCGACGATCACAAACGCGATCACCACGCCGGTGAGCCTGACCAGCGCTTCCCGGTTGGGCCACTCGACCCGCGCGAGCTCCGCCCGGACCTCGCGCAGGAATTGTACGACTCGCGCGACGCCGCCGGTCGCTCGTGATGCGGCGGCGCCGGACACCTGGTGCTCGCTGCCTCCAGCTGCCGCGGTTTCGCGAGCCGCCCTGGCGCTCTCGGCCGGCCGGTTCCGTGCCAGCGCAGCCGTACGCTCGCCGTCACCGGTCTGCGTGCGCAGCCCCAGCTCGCGCGCGCGCCGCTGCGCCTGACGTTCCCGCGCTCGCTCGCGCTTGCCAGCCACGTCGCCTGCCGTCGCCTTTAAGCGCGCGCGACCGGGCGCGCGGCCGCGCCGGACTCGACAGAGCGGCAGCTCGGGAACGTACGCGCGCCGCTCACCGGGTTTCCTTGTGCACGGTGTGGCGCCCGCACCAACGGCAGTACTTGCGCAGCTCGATCCGGTCGGGATCGTTGCGCTTGTTCTTCTCGGTCTGGTAGTTGCGCCGCTTGCACTCTTGGCAAGCGAGCGTGACCGCTATGCGAACCTCTCCGCGGGCCATCTCTCCAACGACGGTAGGACGGTTACTTGACGGCGAGCAGCCGTACCGGCAGCGTACGGCAGTCTAGCGGCGGGCAGCATCCGACTGCGGTCTCTACCATCTGTAGCCTGCGCGTTGCGGATCTTGCGCGAACCCGCCGCCGTAGCTCAGTAGGTAGAGCACTTCCATGGTAAGGAAGGGGTCCCCGGTTCGAGTCCGGGCGGCGGCTCTCGCTTGACGGCACGTGCCGCGAAGGACGCGCGGCGCCAACGGCCGCCCCACGTGCCCAGAAATGCAGCTCCCGCGACGGCCAAGCGCTGCACCCCGCTGACAGCGCCGGCACTGGCCCGGCCTCTCGGTGCCAGTGATCGCTAGCTACGCCTCGGGCGCGGGCAGTGGGGGGGGCAGGATTCGAACCTGCGTAGGCATACGCCGCCAGATTTACAGTCTGGTCCCTTTGACCGCTCGGGCACCCCCCCGCGGTCGCGGACGTGGATTGTAGGGACGTGCGTGGCGAGCGGCGCGCCCGCCGGATCGCGAGTCAAACCGCGTCGCGCAGCGCCTGCGCCTCGGGCAGCTGCTGGAGCTTGCGAAGCGTGTTGTTCTCGATCTGGCGGATGCGCTCGCGCGTGACGCCGAAGGCGCGACCGACCTCTTCGAGCGTCAAGGAGCGGCGGCCACGCAATCCGTAGCGAAGCTCGAGCACCTCGCGCTCGCGCGGCGGCAGCGCGGCCAGCGCCCGCCACACGCTCTCGCGACGAATCGCGCGCGACACCTCCTCGAACGGCGTCTGCGCCTCCTCGTCTTCGACGAAATCGCCGAGCTGCGAGTCCTCCTCCTCGCCGACAGGCTTGTCGAGCGACACCGGTGCCTGGGCGACGCGCAGGATCTCGCGCACGTCGTCGACGCTCCAACCAAGCTCGGCCGCGATCTCCTCGGCCGTGGGCTCGCGACCGTGCTCTTGCACGAGCTGGCGCTCGACCTGGCTGACCTTGTTCATCTTCTCGACCATGTGCACGGGGATGCGGATCGTCCGCGCTTTGTCGGCGATCGCGCGCGTCACCGCCTGGCGGATCCACCACGTGGCGTAGGTCGAGAACTTGTAGCCACGGCGCCAGTCGAACTTTTCGACGGCACGGATCAGACCCAGCGAACCCTCCTGGATGAGGTCGAGGAACGACAGGCCACGGCCCAGGTAGCCCTTGGCGATCGACACGACCAGGCGCAGATTGGCCTCGATCATGTGCTGCTTGGCCGCCATGTCGCCACGCTCGATGCGCTTGGCGAGCTCGACCTCCTGCTCGGCGGTTAGCAGGTCGACGCGCCCGATCGAGCGCAGGTAGAGGCGCAGGGAGTCGAGGCTCGCTTCGTCGCTCGCCGGCGCGAGCGCGGCCGGCTCTGCGCGCGACCCGCTCTCGGCGACGAGCGCCTCGTGCACTGTGCCGAGGGCCAGCGGCTCGCCGAGGCGCTCGTCGCCGCCGTCTTCGCTCGGCAGCACCTCGATCCCAGCGTCCTGCAAGTGGGCCACCAGATCGCGTAGCGACTCGCTGTCGACTTCCAGCTCCTCGACACAAGCCGCGATCTCGTCGGCCGTTACGTACCCGCGCTCGCGGCCCTCGGCGAGCAGCCGCGCGAGCGCCTCGCTGCGACCGACAGCCTGATCTTGGTCGTCGAGCAACGCGACTGCGACGTTCGTGTCCTCCAACCCTCGCTCCTTCGAGACACGCATCGGCTTTCCCTCCACGGAGGGTCACCGCTTCACTCTCTACGACGTACTCCCTCTCTGTGCTGGCCCCGCACGGCGAGGCCACCGCGACACGAGTCGCGAGGAGCCGCGCCCGACCGGGGGCGGGCGTCGGGCCGGCCGGGAATATAACCGCACTGGCGGCTGCACGCTGTCGGTATCGTGCGGACAGATGTCCCAGCTGCCGACCACCGACGCGCCCGACGTCCAGGCGCGACGCCCGCAGGCGACGGTGAGCCTGACGCGCGTCGGCGTCACCGGGGTAGAGAAAGTCCTGCGCATCCGCAGCAACGGCGACGAGCAGCTCTTCTACGCGCAACTCGAGTGCTTCGTCGATCTGCCGCCCGACCAAAAGGGCGCGCACATGTCGCGCTTCGAGGAGGTCGTCAATGAAGCGATCGACACCGTCGTGCTGGGCGAAGCGTTCCGCGCCGAGACACTCGCGGCGCACATCGCCGAGCGCGTGCGCGAACGGCAGGGCGGTTTGCGCGCCGAAGCTCGGATCGCCGCGCGCTACCCGATCTCGCGACCGGCGCCGGCTTCGGGTGTGCCGACGCAAGAGATCTACACGATGTTCGGTGTCGCGATCGCATCGGAGCGCGGTACGCGACGCCTAGTCGGCGTCCAGGCACAGGGGATGACGGCCTGTCCGTGCGCTCAGGAGCTGGTTCGCGATCGCGCGGAAAGAAGGCTGCGGGAAGCGGGTGTCGACGCCGCGGTCGTAGACGAGGTGTTGCGCGAGGTACCGGTCGCGACCCACAACCAGCGTGGCATCGGCACGCTCTACATCGGAGCGGTCGAGGCGTGCCGCGAAGGAATCGAGGCGACCGACCTGCTCGAAATCGTGGAAAGCTCGATGAGCGCCGAGATTTACGAGCTCATGAAGCGCAGCGACGAGGCGCTCGTCGTCGAGCGCGCCCATCGCACCCCACGCTTCGTCGAAGATTGCGTGCGCGAGATGGTGCGCCAGGCGGTCGCCCGCTACGAGCCGCTCGGTCCGGAGGCATTCGTATACGCGCGCCAAGAGAACCTCGAGACCATCCACCGCCACAACGTGGTCGCCGAACGTTCGGGACTGCTCGGCGAGCTTGCGAGCGAACTCGCCGGCGAGCAGCACGTGCTACACCATGTGACGATGCGCGAGTGGCTCGAGGGTCGCGAGGCATCGACGACCTAACTGCACGTCCCTTTCCGCGGCCACGGCGAGCTGCCGCTCACGCTCAAGATCGCCACTCCGGCGGTCGATCCATTCCCTGTGCAACTCGACGGTGCCAGGGGGGATCACGTTCCCCGCGACCTCGGCAAGGGATCGCTGACGCGCGACGCTGCCCTTTGCATCGCGCTCGTCGCTACCGCGCTGCCGTTCGCCCGTAACGCTCGCGAGGAGGTCGATCGCTGGCTGCGCGTGCTGCGGCTGAACGGGCACGCCGGCCGAGCGCTGCAGGGGCTCGGCGTCGGCGAGCTGCGGCTGCGCGCGAGCGCGGACGCAGCGGTAACGGCGCTCCCCGGCCTCGGCACCCGTGCCGTCGACCTCGTCGTCGAACGCTCGCTCGCCCACGCCGCCGCACGCGGTTCGTCGTGCGCCGACACCGGCGACGTGCTCGCCGCACTGCTCTCGACCTACGGCGAAGAGATGGAGAAGGCGCTCGCCGCGCACGGAGCGACCGTCGCGGAGGTAGAGCGACGCCTCGCGCGGCCGCTCGTCGCCCGAGGCTGAGCGCAGGCTGTCGACCCTGACCGCAGCGCCGCTAGTGGCGCCGCGCATCGTCGGCGGCGCGCAGCTCGAGACGGCGACGGAAGTTGACGAAGTAGTCGACTCCCGACACGACCGTGGTCGCGACCATCGCCCACACCAGAACTTGGACAGGCAGAACGTGCGGGTCGTGCACGGCGATCAGCGCGGTGACGGCGGCTACCTGCACGATCGTTTTCGCCTTGCCGAGCACGCTCGCGGGGATGACGACACCCTGCTGGCCGGCTGCGACGCGCAGCGCGGAGACGGCGAACTCGCGCGCGATCACCACCATCGCGACCCACGCCTCCAGCCGGTCGCGACCGACGAGCGCGAGCAGCGCCGCTACCACCAGCAACTTGTCGGCGATCGGGTCCATCACCTTGCCGAAGGTCGTGACCGCGTGGCGGGAACGCGCGATCCACCCGTCGAGCCCGTCGGTGAGCGCGGCGAGCGCGAAGACGGCGGCTGCGATCAGCGATCCGCCTTGCGCCTCGAGCGCCAGCACCACGACGAGCACCGGCACGAGCAAGATGCGGATCAGCGTGAGGACGTTGGGGATGTTGAGCGGCACCGCCCGCGTCCGCTAGAGGTCGACGGCGGCGCTGCGGCTCGCTGTCCGTCGGTTGCGCCAAGCGATCAGCTCGAAACCGAGTGTGCTTCCGATCGGACCGAGTGGCGAGACGGTGGCACCGAGCAACCACCAGGGAAAAAGCCCGCGTGCACAGCCGCGGGCCACCGCGATACAGAGCCCGATCCAGCCGAGACCGTGCGTCCAGCCGAGGATCGCCTCCCAACGCTCCGACAGCGAGCCGAGCCAGACGACGAGCAGGGCGGCGAACACCGCTAGTTCGGCGAGCGAGTAGATGCGAACGCGCTGGAAGTAGGACAAAGGGGCGCCTCCGTGCGAAAGCGGTGCGCGTCGAAGCCGCCGGTGGGATTCGAACCCACGACCCCGCGCTTACGAGGCGCGTGCTCTGGCCACTGAGCTACGGCGGCGCCGCGCCGGAGTGTAGCCCGCCTGCGCGCCGATCCCCGGGGCGAAGAGCGCGGCGGCCGGGCTTTTCGAGGGTGCGATGGCGGAGACACCGAGCAAGAGCCAGCGAAAGCGACCGGGGGCAGAGCGCGATCGTGCCTTCCCCACGGCGCAAGGGCGCCCCCCGAGTGCGCGACCGAGCGGCGCCAGCGAGCTGCCCTGCTGGCTGCGCGGTGCACCGACGGTGAAGGTCGAGGGCTTCACCCTGGCGCTCGCGCTGACGCCACTGCGGCGCGCTCTCGGACTGACGGGAGTGGCGCTGCTGCCCGACGGTTGGGGGCTCGTGCTCGCACCGTGCGCGAGCGTCCACACGTTGACGTTGCGCTGCGCGATCGATGTCGTCTTCGCAGACCAAGCGGGAGCCGTGCTGCAGATATACGCGGACGTTCCGCCGCGAAGGCTGCGCGCCGCACGGGGAGCGGCGTTCTGCGTCGAGTGCCGCGCCGGCGAGGCGCGACGCCTAGTTGCGAGCGGTGGCTGCCGCGAGATCGCGCGCGCACTCAAGCGAGAGCGCTTCGAGCGCGACGTCCTCAGCCGGGTTCAGCGCTAGGGCGAGGCGCGTCCGCTCGACGCGCTCGGCAGCCCGAGCGAAAGCGAGCGGGCCGCTCGCCGTATGCTGTGCGACCTCGCGCGCCACTTGCGAGAGCGGCAGCTCGTCGCCGCACCCGGCCGCCGCGAGCGCCAAGTCGCGCAGCAACGCGGCGGCCAGAAACAGCACAAAGCCAAGGGCTTCGCTGCGCGCGCGCCGCTCTTCGCGCCTCGCCACCTCCGCTGCTTGACGTTCGAGCGCGCGCTTGGCTCGCCCGCTTCCCTCCGCGATCTCCTCGAAGCGGGCGAGCACCTCGGAGCGTGCCTGCTCGGCGCGCTGTGTGGCGTGCTCCTGAACATCGAGGAGCGGCGCGTCCTCGACGTCGCCGCGCAGCCACGCCGCCACTAGCCCTTGCGCCAAACGCAGCGCCTGCTCGCCCTCCCCGCTGGCCAGCCTGCGCGCCCGCTCGAGATTGCCGAAGGCGAGGTGGGCGCACTCGCGCGCCTTCTCCGCAGCGACGCCGTCGGCGCGCAGGCGTTCCTCGATCACAGGGCGGGGCAGAGGCTCGAAGCGCACCTGGCGGCAGCGCGACACCACCGTCGGCAACAGCCGACCGAGGAAATCGGTGACTAGCACGAAGTAGGCGTAGGGCGGCGGCTCCTCGAGCGTCTTGAGCAGGCGATTGGCGACGTCGGCGCTCATCGTCTCGGCGCGCTCGATCACGAAGACGCGGTGGGCACCGAGTAGCGGTGTCTGTCCAGCTTGGGCGACGACGGGCTCGGCGACATCCTCGACGCGCATCGCGTGAGCGCCGGTCGGTACGACCCAGGTGAGGTCGGGGTGAGAGCCGACGAGCGCGTGGCGCCGCGCCGCATCGGGATCTCTCGCCCCGCTCGCGAGTAGCTCGGCGGCGAAAAGGCGCGCGCACTCGCGCTTGCCCGTGCCGCCCGGCCCGTAGAAGACGTAGGCATGCACCGGTCCGTGGGCGAGGTCGTGGAGCAGCACTGCACGGGCGTGCGGCTGGTGGGCGAGCGCCGACGCGAGCGCCGCCACCGCTAGCTCTCCCTCCCCCGCTGTGGCGCCGGCGCGTGGTCGCCGGGTGCAGCGGCTGCGCGCTCCCCGGCGGCAGGAGTGGCACCGCGCGCTGCCGATCCCCTCGCGCGCACGGCGAGGAGCTCCTGCACCTTTCGCAGCACGAACTCGTGCACGGCAGTGACCGGCCGGTCGGCCGCTACCCGCACGAACCGCTCGGGGAAGCGGCGGGCGAGCTCCTCGTAGCCGTCGGCCACAGCGCGCTGCAAGCGCATCCCCTCGCTCTCGAAACGATCGCTCTCGCCGGCGCGTGCCGCCGCGGCGCTCGGATCGACAGCAAGCAAGAACGTCACGTCGGGTCGCAGACCCTCGAGCGCGAAGTCGTTGATCGCGAGCACGCGGTCGATGCCGAGGCCGCGTGCGGCACCCTGGTATGCGAGCGAGGAGTCGATAAAGCGGTCGCACACCACCACGCGGCCGGCAGCGAGCGCGGGACGCACCACTTCGACAGCGAGCTGGGCGCGCGCAGCTGCGAAGAGCAGCGCTTCGGCATGGGCGTCGAGCGCCACCGCCGCGTCCTTGAGCAGTGCCCGCAGCCGTTCGCCAAGGGCGGTACCGCCGGGCTCGCGCACGAGTACGGCGCGGTCGCCGAGCGCCTGGGCGAGCAGACGCGCCTGCGTCGTCTTGCCCGAGCGATCGACGCCCTCGAAACTGACGAAGAGACCGCCCACCGCGGCTGACCGTACCAGCGCGGTAAATGGCACGCGGATAGCATGGGCGCCCGCGATGCGTGTGCTCGTTACCGGTGGCGCCGGCTTCATCGGCTCTAACCTCGTCGATGCGCTCCTTGCGCGCGGCGACGAGGTAGCGGTGGTCGACAACTTGTCGACCGGTCGCCGCTCGAATCTGGACCAGGCGTTGGCGGCCGGCGCCCGCCTCTACGAGGTCGACATTTGCGACCGCCAGGCGCTCGCGCGGACTTTCGCCGAAGCGCGCCCCGAAGTGGTCTTCCATCTGGCCGCGCAGATCGATGTCCGCAAGTCGACCGCCGATCCCGCGTTCGACGCCCGTGTCAACGTCGAAGGCACGATCAACGTGCTCGAAGCGGCACGGGCGGTAGGGGCGCGGCGCGTCGTCAACAGCTCGACGGGGGGTGCCATCTACGGCGAGGGAAAGATCCTGCCGGCGCCCG
This genomic window contains:
- the rplK gene encoding 50S ribosomal protein L11 — its product is MAKKVLTTIKLQVPAGQANPAPPVGPALGQHGVNIMEFCKAFNAQTQQQAGTIIPVEITVYEDRSFTFITKTPPAAVLIKQAVGIDKGSGEPNRNKVGRITREQLRKIAEQKLPDLNANDLDQAEKIIAGTARSMGVEVVD
- the nusG gene encoding transcription termination/antitermination protein NusG; amino-acid sequence: MFKWYAVNTYSGHENKVKENLEHRVRTLRQEGNVRQIVIPTEQVQELKGGQKIQKEQRTMPGYLLINMRLTDDTWRLVRQTPGVMGFVGEVGGPGSKPVPLTEQEVDRILKREVIERPRQRAEFKVGDQVKVVAGPLSDFSGEVAEINPDAGKLKVLVSIFGRETPAEVGFDQVKKIS
- the secE gene encoding preprotein translocase subunit SecE, which encodes MAGKRERARERQAQRRARELGLRTQTGDGERTAALARNRPAESARAARETAAAGGSEHQVSGAAASRATGGVARVVQFLREVRAELARVEWPNREALVRLTGVVIAFVIVAGAYLGLLDAAFSRLVRLIL
- the rpmG gene encoding 50S ribosomal protein L33 translates to MARGEVRIAVTLACQECKRRNYQTEKNKRNDPDRIELRKYCRWCGRHTVHKETR
- the rpoD gene encoding RNA polymerase sigma factor RpoD codes for the protein MRVSKERGLEDTNVAVALLDDQDQAVGRSEALARLLAEGRERGYVTADEIAACVEELEVDSESLRDLVAHLQDAGIEVLPSEDGGDERLGEPLALGTVHEALVAESGSRAEPAALAPASDEASLDSLRLYLRSIGRVDLLTAEQEVELAKRIERGDMAAKQHMIEANLRLVVSIAKGYLGRGLSFLDLIQEGSLGLIRAVEKFDWRRGYKFSTYATWWIRQAVTRAIADKARTIRIPVHMVEKMNKVSQVERQLVQEHGREPTAEEIAAELGWSVDDVREILRVAQAPVSLDKPVGEEEDSQLGDFVEDEEAQTPFEEVSRAIRRESVWRALAALPPREREVLELRYGLRGRRSLTLEEVGRAFGVTRERIRQIENNTLRKLQQLPEAQALRDAV
- the mptA gene encoding GTP cyclohydrolase MptA → MSQLPTTDAPDVQARRPQATVSLTRVGVTGVEKVLRIRSNGDEQLFYAQLECFVDLPPDQKGAHMSRFEEVVNEAIDTVVLGEAFRAETLAAHIAERVRERQGGLRAEARIAARYPISRPAPASGVPTQEIYTMFGVAIASERGTRRLVGVQAQGMTACPCAQELVRDRAERRLREAGVDAAVVDEVLREVPVATHNQRGIGTLYIGAVEACREGIEATDLLEIVESSMSAEIYELMKRSDEALVVERAHRTPRFVEDCVREMVRQAVARYEPLGPEAFVYARQENLETIHRHNVVAERSGLLGELASELAGEQHVLHHVTMREWLEGREASTT
- the pgsA gene encoding CDP-diacylglycerol--glycerol-3-phosphate 3-phosphatidyltransferase, producing the protein MPLNIPNVLTLIRILLVPVLVVVLALEAQGGSLIAAAVFALAALTDGLDGWIARSRHAVTTFGKVMDPIADKLLVVAALLALVGRDRLEAWVAMVVIAREFAVSALRVAAGQQGVVIPASVLGKAKTIVQVAAVTALIAVHDPHVLPVQVLVWAMVATTVVSGVDYFVNFRRRLELRAADDARRH
- a CDS encoding DUF192 domain-containing protein produces the protein MAETPSKSQRKRPGAERDRAFPTAQGRPPSARPSGASELPCWLRGAPTVKVEGFTLALALTPLRRALGLTGVALLPDGWGLVLAPCASVHTLTLRCAIDVVFADQAGAVLQIYADVPPRRLRAARGAAFCVECRAGEARRLVASGGCREIARALKRERFERDVLSRVQR
- the tmk gene encoding dTMP kinase → MGGLFVSFEGVDRSGKTTQARLLAQALGDRAVLVREPGGTALGERLRALLKDAAVALDAHAEALLFAAARAQLAVEVVRPALAAGRVVVCDRFIDSSLAYQGAARGLGIDRVLAINDFALEGLRPDVTFLLAVDPSAAAARAGESDRFESEGMRLQRAVADGYEELARRFPERFVRVAADRPVTAVHEFVLRKVQELLAVRARGSAARGATPAAGERAAAAPGDHAPAPQRGRES